The following are from one region of the Phormidium sp. PBR-2020 genome:
- the rplD gene encoding 50S ribosomal protein L4, which translates to MVNCVVRNWQGEEVGQASLDLNVAKEETAAHIVHRALVRQMTNARQGTASTKTRAEVRGGGRKPWRQKGTGRARAGSIRSPLWRGGGVIFGPKPRDYNLKMNRKERRLALRTAFQSRSEDLIVVEEFAEEFPRPKTQDLAAALMRWGVQSEQKALLILPEIPDNIYLSARNLERLKVITATNLNVYDLLHADTIITTAAGLAKIHEVYND; encoded by the coding sequence ATGGTTAATTGTGTCGTTCGCAACTGGCAAGGTGAAGAAGTGGGACAAGCTTCCCTTGACCTCAACGTTGCCAAAGAAGAAACCGCAGCCCACATCGTCCATCGCGCCCTCGTGCGTCAGATGACGAATGCCCGCCAAGGGACCGCCTCCACCAAAACCCGCGCCGAAGTACGTGGCGGTGGTCGCAAACCCTGGCGACAAAAAGGAACAGGTCGCGCTCGCGCCGGTTCCATCCGTTCTCCCCTCTGGAGAGGGGGTGGTGTCATTTTTGGTCCCAAACCTCGGGATTACAACCTGAAAATGAACCGCAAAGAACGGCGGCTGGCCTTGAGGACTGCCTTCCAAAGTCGCTCAGAAGACCTAATTGTGGTCGAAGAGTTCGCCGAGGAATTTCCCCGTCCTAAAACCCAAGACCTAGCCGCAGCCCTGATGCGTTGGGGAGTTCAGTCCGAGCAAAAAGCACTGCTTATCTTGCCCGAAATTCCCGACAACATTTATCTGTCAGCCCGTAACCTAGAGCGGTTAAAAGTCATCACCGCGACCAATCTCAACGTTTACGACCTCTTGCACGCCGACACCATCATTACCACGGCGGCTGGGTTAGCCAAGATTCACGAGGTTTACAATGACTAA
- a CDS encoding Uma2 family endonuclease produces MVQTPISSERLYPDSDGKPMAENTLQYRWIVRLVSNLKQLLKDEMAFVAGDLLWYPVPVERPPAPCQAPDAMVVLGRPDGDRGSYKQWEEENMAPQVVFEILSPSNTMSEMAAKQQFYEQYGVLEMFFYNPQSHDFWGYQRAAATDRFVLVTPLHLPWTSPLLNIRFERSGDGLVLYHPDGEPFKEPGELFAERDLARQEREQARQERDRALAKLRELGIDPETL; encoded by the coding sequence ATGGTTCAAACTCCGATTTCCTCTGAACGTCTTTACCCTGACTCCGACGGTAAGCCAATGGCAGAAAACACGCTCCAGTATCGCTGGATTGTCCGTTTGGTGAGCAACCTCAAGCAACTGCTTAAGGATGAGATGGCGTTTGTCGCCGGGGATTTGCTCTGGTATCCGGTTCCGGTTGAGCGTCCCCCGGCTCCCTGTCAAGCTCCTGATGCCATGGTGGTGTTGGGTCGTCCTGATGGCGATCGCGGCAGTTACAAACAATGGGAGGAAGAGAACATGGCGCCCCAGGTCGTGTTTGAAATCCTCTCCCCCAGTAACACCATGAGCGAGATGGCGGCGAAACAGCAGTTTTATGAGCAGTATGGGGTGCTGGAGATGTTTTTCTATAATCCTCAATCTCATGATTTTTGGGGCTATCAACGGGCAGCGGCAACGGATCGCTTTGTGTTAGTCACGCCGCTACACTTGCCCTGGACTTCCCCACTGTTGAACATTCGCTTTGAACGGTCTGGGGATGGGTTAGTTCTCTATCATCCTGACGGGGAGCCGTTTAAGGAGCCGGGGGAGTTGTTTGCAGAACGGGATTTGGCTCGACAGGAACGGGAGCAGGCTCGACAGGAACGCGATCGCGCCTTGGCGAAACTGCGAGAACTCGGGATTGACCCGGAAACCCTTTGA
- the ctaD gene encoding cytochrome c oxidase subunit I, with the protein MTSTSVEPKTSPPNPEPERHWKDFFGFSTDHKVIGIQYFVTSFFFYLVAGLMATSIRIELATPNPDFLGAENYNGVLTLHGTMMIFLWIVPTGAAFANYLIPLMIGAKDMAFPVLNGLAFWLVPPGGVLLLTSLILNQPPVAGWTSYPPLSLISGEVGEMMWILSVLLLGTSSILGGINFVTTIFKMRIKDMSLYDMPLFCWSMLATSLLILVSTPVLAGALILLSFDLIAGTAFFNPTGGGDPIVYQHMFWFYSHPAVYIMILPVFGLISDILPVHARKPIFGYKAIAYSSIAIAFLGNIVWAHHMFTSGTPGWLRVFFMAATMIIAVPTGIKVFSWVATVWGGKLRLNSAMLFAIGFVSMFLIGGLSGVMVASVPFDIHVHDTYFIVAHFHYVLFGGSVFGIFAGIYHWFPKMVGRMMNETWGKIHFVLTFIGFNLAFFPMHILGLQGMPRRVVQYDPAFTTLNQVCTVGSLILAVSTLPFLVNAAWSWFKGPIAGANPWNALTLEWQTSSPPIIENFEEEPVLWSGPYDYGVDREQDDDKSVSELLAEVKAQM; encoded by the coding sequence ATGACAAGCACTTCTGTTGAACCCAAGACCTCCCCGCCCAATCCCGAACCCGAACGGCATTGGAAAGACTTTTTCGGGTTTAGTACCGACCACAAAGTCATTGGTATCCAATACTTCGTGACCAGTTTCTTCTTCTATCTCGTGGCTGGACTCATGGCCACGAGTATCCGCATCGAACTGGCCACCCCAAATCCCGACTTCCTGGGGGCTGAGAACTATAACGGCGTTCTCACCCTCCATGGAACCATGATGATTTTCCTCTGGATTGTGCCCACCGGTGCGGCCTTTGCCAACTATCTCATTCCCCTGATGATTGGGGCCAAAGACATGGCCTTCCCCGTCCTCAACGGTTTGGCCTTTTGGCTGGTTCCCCCCGGTGGTGTCCTACTGCTAACCAGTTTGATTCTCAATCAGCCTCCCGTCGCCGGTTGGACTTCTTATCCTCCCCTGAGTCTCATCAGTGGCGAAGTGGGGGAGATGATGTGGATTCTCAGCGTTCTTCTGTTGGGAACCTCCTCAATTTTGGGGGGGATTAACTTCGTCACCACCATCTTCAAAATGCGGATTAAGGACATGTCTCTCTACGATATGCCTTTGTTCTGCTGGTCGATGTTGGCCACCTCCCTGCTGATTCTCGTCTCCACCCCCGTCCTCGCTGGGGCCCTGATTCTGCTAAGTTTCGACCTCATCGCCGGAACCGCCTTTTTCAACCCCACCGGCGGCGGCGATCCGATTGTTTACCAGCATATGTTCTGGTTCTACTCCCACCCGGCCGTCTATATCATGATTCTGCCGGTGTTCGGTCTCATCTCCGATATTTTGCCCGTCCACGCCCGCAAGCCGATTTTTGGCTACAAGGCGATCGCCTACTCCAGTATCGCCATCGCCTTCCTCGGCAACATCGTCTGGGCCCACCATATGTTCACCAGTGGGACTCCCGGCTGGTTGCGGGTGTTCTTTATGGCCGCCACCATGATTATCGCGGTTCCTACGGGAATTAAAGTCTTCAGTTGGGTCGCCACAGTTTGGGGAGGCAAACTTCGCCTCAACTCCGCCATGCTATTTGCGATCGGCTTTGTCTCCATGTTCCTCATTGGCGGCTTAAGCGGCGTCATGGTGGCCTCGGTTCCCTTCGACATTCACGTTCACGATACCTATTTCATCGTCGCTCACTTCCACTATGTCCTCTTCGGCGGTAGCGTCTTTGGTATCTTCGCCGGAATTTACCACTGGTTCCCGAAAATGGTGGGGCGGATGATGAACGAAACTTGGGGTAAAATCCACTTTGTCCTCACCTTCATCGGCTTTAACTTAGCGTTCTTCCCCATGCACATCTTAGGATTGCAAGGAATGCCTCGCCGGGTGGTGCAATATGACCCCGCCTTTACAACCCTCAACCAAGTTTGCACCGTAGGGTCCCTAATTCTGGCCGTGTCAACCTTGCCCTTTTTGGTGAACGCCGCTTGGAGTTGGTTCAAAGGCCCCATTGCCGGTGCCAATCCTTGGAATGCTTTAACCTTAGAGTGGCAAACCAGTTCTCCGCCGATTATTGAGAACTTCGAGGAAGAACCGGTGCTGTGGTCAGGCCCCTATGACTATGGCGTTGACCGCGAACAAGATGATGATAAGTCGGTGTCTGAGTTACTGGCTGAAGTCAAGGCTCAGATGTAA
- a CDS encoding gamma-glutamylcyclotransferase, translating to MSDRPQGQLTRASRQPCVTPRSLPPSPEPTFYYFAYGSCMCPVDLQRTLGENTRDYVLGTATLQGYRLAFNRRSQRRNCGVLDVVPDETHTVEGVLYRLPWRLSDRLDEREEIPTGGYRRETISVQCGDRHYSHVRTYVVVNKLPAELAPNDWYFSVVLRGAITCGLSEPYCWQLFEHMYRLQQGQGTPRPLQPNCFLPRSA from the coding sequence ATGAGCGATCGCCCCCAAGGACAACTCACCCGAGCCAGTCGCCAACCCTGTGTGACCCCTCGTTCCCTCCCTCCGAGTCCCGAACCGACGTTTTACTACTTCGCCTATGGGAGTTGTATGTGTCCGGTGGATTTGCAACGCACCTTAGGGGAAAACACCCGCGATTATGTCTTGGGAACCGCCACCCTACAAGGCTATCGTCTCGCCTTTAACCGTCGCTCTCAACGTCGTAACTGTGGGGTTCTCGATGTGGTTCCCGATGAAACCCATACCGTTGAGGGGGTGCTATATCGGCTTCCCTGGCGACTGAGCGATCGCCTCGATGAGCGTGAAGAAATCCCCACTGGGGGCTATCGTCGCGAAACCATCAGCGTTCAATGTGGCGATCGCCACTATAGCCACGTGCGAACCTATGTGGTGGTGAACAAACTCCCCGCTGAACTGGCTCCCAACGATTGGTATTTCAGTGTTGTCTTACGGGGTGCGATTACCTGTGGACTCTCGGAACCCTATTGCTGGCAGTTGTTTGAGCATATGTATCGCTTACAGCAAGGACAGGGAACCCCTCGACCCCTGCAACCCAATTGTTTTTTACCGCGATCGGCGTAG
- the rplC gene encoding 50S ribosomal protein L3: MSVGILGKKVGMTQIFSEDGKAIPVTVVEAGPCKITQIKTKETDGYEAVQIGYEEVKPKNLNQPLLGHLKKSDAPPLRHLREYKPQSVSDYELGQTLTVELFSDGQLIDVSGNSIGRGFAGYQKRHNFKRGPMSHGSKNHRLPGSTGAGTTPGRVYPGKRMAGRKGGNRVTVRKLTVVKTDLDNNLILVKGAVPGKPGTVLSISPANIVGES, translated from the coding sequence GTGTCTGTTGGGATTCTCGGCAAAAAGGTCGGCATGACCCAAATCTTTAGCGAAGATGGCAAAGCCATCCCCGTTACAGTCGTCGAAGCCGGTCCGTGTAAAATCACGCAAATCAAGACCAAAGAGACCGACGGCTACGAAGCCGTCCAAATTGGTTACGAGGAAGTTAAACCTAAAAACCTTAACCAACCTTTACTGGGTCATCTGAAAAAATCCGATGCCCCCCCTCTGCGTCACCTCCGTGAATACAAACCGCAGAGTGTGAGTGACTATGAACTAGGGCAAACCCTCACCGTAGAGCTGTTCAGCGATGGTCAACTCATCGACGTGAGCGGCAACAGCATCGGTCGAGGATTTGCTGGATATCAAAAGCGCCACAACTTCAAACGTGGGCCCATGTCTCACGGGTCGAAAAACCACCGCTTGCCCGGTTCAACCGGCGCCGGAACCACCCCCGGTCGGGTCTATCCCGGCAAACGGATGGCCGGTCGTAAAGGCGGAAATCGCGTCACCGTGCGTAAACTCACCGTCGTTAAAACCGACCTCGACAACAACTTAATCCTCGTCAAAGGCGCCGTCCCCGGCAAACCTGGCACAGTATTGAGCATCAGCCCTGCCAACATCGTTGGCGAATCGTAA
- a CDS encoding type II toxin-antitoxin system death-on-curing family toxin: MQMPKFVPLTSVLKIHQAQIDQFSGSHGIRDQELLESALAQPQATFGGQYLHPNIVAQAAAYLFHICMNHPFLDGNKRTGLATAIAFLEVNHYQLQLSQDKAYDLMIQVAEHKINKDTLIAYLTEHIKEKF; this comes from the coding sequence TTGCAGATGCCTAAATTCGTACCCCTGACTAGCGTCCTGAAAATCCATCAGGCTCAGATCGATCAGTTTAGTGGTTCCCATGGCATTCGCGATCAAGAACTACTTGAATCTGCCCTAGCCCAACCTCAAGCAACCTTTGGTGGGCAATATCTACATCCAAACATTGTCGCTCAAGCCGCTGCCTACTTATTCCATATCTGTATGAATCACCCTTTTCTAGATGGCAATAAACGAACCGGTCTAGCTACGGCGATCGCCTTTCTGGAGGTTAATCATTATCAGCTACAACTCTCTCAAGATAAGGCTTATGACCTAATGATTCAAGTTGCTGAACACAAAATCAACAAAGATACGCTTATTGCTTATCTAACGGAACATATTAAAGAAAAGTTTTAA
- a CDS encoding PIN domain-containing protein, producing the protein MIRTFIDAGVLIYAARGQNEIAELALQVLEDDRREFASSIFLKLEVLPKAIYNQQNSEIKFYETFFQAVTYWANDINRIIKNAYQESSQFGLGAMDALHIAAAVSVGATEFITNEKPLKSIHRTQSIKVISIHPSSG; encoded by the coding sequence ATGATCCGAACTTTTATCGATGCGGGAGTGCTAATTTATGCGGCTCGGGGTCAAAATGAAATCGCTGAACTTGCTTTACAAGTTTTAGAAGATGACCGGCGAGAATTTGCCTCTAGTATTTTTTTAAAATTAGAGGTTTTGCCTAAAGCCATTTATAACCAGCAAAATAGCGAAATCAAGTTTTATGAAACCTTTTTTCAGGCGGTCACTTATTGGGCCAATGATATCAACAGGATAATTAAAAATGCTTATCAAGAATCGAGCCAGTTTGGACTCGGAGCAATGGATGCTTTACATATTGCTGCGGCAGTCTCCGTTGGAGCCACAGAATTTATAACGAATGAAAAACCTCTCAAATCTATCCATCGAACTCAAAGTATTAAAGTGATTTCTATTCATCCGTCCTCGGGATAA
- a CDS encoding heme o synthase, with product MQNSISPPTSTPLNRNLYQVIQSYVQLTKPRIIVLLLVTTGAAVFLASEGQVDPVVLLATLLGGWLAAAAANTINCLYDRDIDKIMERTSLRPLPSGRVRVRDAMIFAGVLAGLSFILLNTVTNLLAALLAQAGIVFYVLIYTHWLKRHSTQNIVIGGAAGAIPPLVGWAAVTGEVSWSAWVLFLIIFLWTPPHFWALAIYIRDEYAEVDVPMLPVIAGNEVTAKQIWIYTWLMLASTVLLIYPLGNCGLVYGLLAIALSIPFVKKAWQLLGDCENTEVARSLFKYSILYMMLLCGSMALDSLPWAQQVSYTVAQRVELLLSLVSLGA from the coding sequence ATGCAAAATTCCATTTCTCCCCCCACTTCGACTCCACTCAATCGCAATCTTTACCAAGTTATTCAAAGTTATGTCCAATTAACTAAACCCCGGATTATTGTCTTGTTACTGGTGACGACGGGGGCTGCGGTATTCCTGGCGTCGGAAGGACAGGTTGACCCGGTTGTTCTCTTAGCGACTCTGTTGGGGGGATGGTTGGCGGCCGCCGCTGCCAACACCATCAACTGTCTCTATGACCGGGATATTGATAAAATCATGGAGCGCACCAGTCTGCGTCCATTACCCTCGGGACGGGTTCGGGTTCGCGATGCGATGATCTTTGCTGGGGTTCTGGCGGGGTTGTCGTTTATCCTCCTCAATACGGTGACTAATCTGTTGGCGGCGTTGTTGGCCCAGGCGGGGATTGTCTTCTATGTCCTGATTTACACCCATTGGCTGAAACGTCACTCGACTCAAAATATCGTCATTGGCGGTGCAGCGGGGGCGATTCCGCCTCTGGTGGGTTGGGCCGCGGTCACGGGTGAGGTGAGTTGGTCGGCTTGGGTGTTGTTCCTGATTATTTTCCTCTGGACTCCGCCCCATTTCTGGGCCTTGGCGATTTATATCCGCGATGAGTATGCGGAGGTGGATGTGCCGATGTTGCCGGTGATTGCGGGAAATGAGGTGACGGCGAAACAGATTTGGATTTATACCTGGTTGATGTTGGCTTCGACGGTGTTATTGATTTATCCGTTGGGGAATTGTGGTCTGGTGTATGGTCTGTTGGCGATCGCCCTGAGTATTCCGTTTGTTAAGAAGGCGTGGCAGTTGTTGGGGGATTGTGAGAACACGGAGGTGGCGCGATCGCTGTTTAAGTATTCGATTCTCTATATGATGTTGCTCTGTGGCAGCATGGCCCTGGATAGTCTTCCCTGGGCGCAACAGGTGAGTTATACGGTTGCCCAACGGGTTGAGCTGTTACTGAGTTTGGTGAGTTTGGGGGCTTAG
- a CDS encoding 50S ribosomal protein L23, which produces MTKPLDPRTLSDLIKRPIITEKATLLMETNQYVFDVSPKATKPEIKAAVEQVFDVKVISVNTSTPPRKKKRVGRFIGYKSQYKRAIVRLAEGDTIPLFPDV; this is translated from the coding sequence ATGACTAAACCCCTTGACCCCCGTACCCTGTCCGACCTCATCAAACGTCCCATCATCACCGAGAAAGCCACGTTGTTGATGGAGACCAACCAATATGTTTTCGACGTGTCGCCCAAAGCGACCAAGCCGGAAATCAAGGCTGCCGTCGAACAAGTCTTTGATGTCAAGGTCATTTCCGTCAACACCAGCACCCCTCCCCGCAAGAAAAAACGGGTCGGGCGCTTCATCGGTTACAAGAGCCAATACAAACGGGCCATTGTGCGTCTGGCGGAGGGTGACACCATCCCACTGTTCCCCGACGTGTAA
- a CDS encoding LysM peptidoglycan-binding domain-containing protein yields MLNTENLSGLLLASSVLFGAIAPSATAVEMVDIHHPQPNDIVTNPVEVCGVGTGRHGEITMQLLDDEETELFHDFFRVGGVGIWRDFCVTLPLSSIPETAQGELVVSTGTGPDGGPDAIIPVVFGEAIMDDYDGFRAHTVRDGETLYSIAQEYYENPNNYQRIIDANPQRIDNVDELEVGQTLRVPLSRDWMAR; encoded by the coding sequence ATGTTAAACACTGAAAATTTATCCGGATTATTATTAGCGTCATCTGTCCTCTTTGGCGCTATTGCTCCCAGTGCTACGGCAGTTGAAATGGTGGATATCCATCATCCCCAACCCAACGATATCGTGACAAATCCAGTCGAGGTTTGCGGTGTTGGAACGGGTCGCCATGGTGAAATTACGATGCAACTGCTTGACGATGAGGAAACTGAGCTATTTCATGATTTTTTCCGAGTCGGAGGAGTAGGAATCTGGCGAGACTTTTGCGTAACGCTTCCCCTATCATCCATTCCTGAAACGGCTCAGGGTGAGTTAGTAGTCTCGACGGGAACAGGTCCCGATGGTGGACCGGATGCGATTATCCCCGTGGTTTTTGGTGAGGCCATTATGGATGATTATGATGGCTTCCGGGCCCATACAGTCCGTGATGGGGAAACGCTCTACTCTATCGCCCAAGAGTACTATGAGAATCCCAATAATTATCAGCGCATTATCGATGCGAATCCCCAACGGATTGATAATGTCGATGAGCTTGAAGTGGGTCAGACTCTGCGCGTTCCCCTATCACGGGACTGGATGGCTCGGTAG
- a CDS encoding cytochrome c oxidase subunit II: MKLPTSITTLIAGILVTLISLWYGQHHGWMPEAASREAPLVDDLFNMMMTIATALFLLIQGALIIAIFRFRQKPGDNTDGPPLEGDIGLEIVWTAIPVVIVMVLSVYSFEVYNEMGGLDPAASRDPGPQKTAVVPGTAMAATLPGQDKIALGVGASPKQQGNNAMVNVDVLGLQYAWIFTYPDSGVVSGELHVPAGQDVKLKIAAQDVIHAVWIPQFRLKQDAIPGRDTQLRFKPEVTGTYPLICAELCGAYHGAMRTQVIVHTPEEYDEWLQSQIAAKEHGDGLTVAQIMANTDNRLARQTQDWNISPEAIATLQHMHPQMHHHL, from the coding sequence GTGAAACTACCCACTTCCATTACGACCCTCATCGCCGGCATCCTCGTTACCCTGATTAGCCTTTGGTATGGACAACACCATGGCTGGATGCCCGAAGCTGCATCGCGAGAAGCCCCTCTCGTCGATGATCTCTTCAACATGATGATGACCATCGCCACCGCCCTATTCCTACTCATTCAAGGGGCGCTCATTATTGCCATCTTCCGATTTCGCCAAAAACCCGGAGATAACACCGACGGCCCGCCCCTAGAAGGAGATATCGGCTTAGAAATCGTCTGGACAGCGATTCCCGTCGTCATCGTCATGGTGCTATCTGTCTATAGCTTTGAGGTATACAACGAAATGGGGGGACTCGATCCCGCCGCCTCCAGAGATCCCGGCCCGCAAAAAACCGCCGTTGTTCCCGGAACCGCCATGGCCGCCACCCTCCCCGGACAAGATAAGATTGCTCTGGGCGTGGGGGCATCGCCTAAGCAACAGGGAAACAACGCCATGGTCAATGTTGATGTCCTAGGACTGCAATATGCCTGGATTTTCACCTATCCCGATAGCGGTGTCGTCTCCGGTGAACTCCATGTCCCCGCCGGCCAAGATGTCAAACTCAAAATCGCGGCCCAAGATGTCATCCACGCCGTCTGGATTCCCCAATTCCGACTCAAACAAGATGCCATTCCCGGCCGGGATACCCAACTTCGCTTCAAACCCGAAGTGACCGGAACCTATCCCCTCATCTGTGCCGAACTCTGTGGGGCCTACCATGGTGCCATGCGAACCCAAGTGATTGTGCATACCCCTGAGGAGTATGACGAGTGGTTACAATCTCAAATTGCCGCCAAAGAACATGGAGACGGCCTCACCGTTGCCCAGATTATGGCCAACACCGACAACCGACTCGCTCGTCAGACTCAAGACTGGAACATCTCCCCCGAAGCGATCGCCACCCTGCAACACATGCACCCACAGATGCACCATCATCTGTAA
- a CDS encoding heme-copper oxidase subunit III, with protein sequence MQGSTADTAQNTLATASHTDAGHHGDHPDHRIFGLYMFLVAEAMIFLGLFAAYLTFRSVAQVWPPQGTPELELLLPTVNTVILVSSSFVMNRGNKAIRNNDVKGLRTWFAITAAMGLVFLLGQGYEYFTNEFGLTDNLFTSTFYVLTGFHGLHVTFGLGLILVVLGRSLKQGRYTSESHFGPEAAELYWHFVDIVWIVLFAILYLL encoded by the coding sequence ATGCAAGGTTCCACTGCCGATACGGCTCAAAATACCCTCGCAACGGCATCTCATACTGACGCGGGACATCATGGAGACCATCCCGATCATCGTATTTTCGGGCTTTATATGTTCCTCGTTGCTGAGGCGATGATTTTCCTAGGTCTGTTTGCGGCCTATTTGACCTTTCGCTCGGTGGCTCAAGTTTGGCCACCTCAAGGAACACCGGAGTTAGAGTTGTTGTTACCCACCGTTAACACCGTGATTCTGGTGTCCAGTAGCTTTGTGATGAACCGGGGTAATAAGGCGATTCGTAACAATGATGTGAAGGGGTTACGCACCTGGTTTGCCATTACGGCGGCGATGGGTCTGGTGTTTTTGTTGGGCCAGGGCTACGAGTATTTCACCAATGAGTTTGGCCTCACCGATAATCTCTTTACCAGTACCTTTTATGTGCTGACTGGGTTTCACGGCTTACACGTCACCTTCGGTTTAGGCTTGATTTTAGTGGTACTGGGGCGATCGCTCAAGCAAGGTCGTTATACCAGTGAGAGCCACTTTGGCCCAGAAGCCGCAGAACTGTACTGGCACTTTGTAGATATTGTTTGGATTGTCTTGTTTGCCATTCTTTATCTGTTATAG
- the ndhN gene encoding NAD(P)H-quinone oxidoreductase subunit N has protein sequence MGLLINGKKFLRDLENAGSLAVYAPLEGGFVGRYQRRVRAAGYSNVTLNARGLGDLAAYLMGVHGVRPPHLGKKDYGDGAVGPIAYLPPVVTTELENLPKDCKGLLLWIIDGRVLSRQELEYLTALPKIEPRVKVVVEVGGERFVRWMHLEEALVPA, from the coding sequence ATGGGACTCTTAATCAACGGTAAAAAATTTCTACGGGACTTGGAGAATGCCGGGTCACTGGCGGTCTACGCCCCCCTCGAAGGTGGGTTCGTCGGTCGCTATCAACGGCGTGTCCGAGCCGCTGGCTATAGCAACGTCACCCTCAACGCTCGGGGTTTAGGAGACTTAGCCGCGTACCTGATGGGTGTTCATGGGGTACGTCCGCCCCACTTAGGGAAAAAAGACTATGGCGATGGTGCAGTGGGTCCCATTGCCTATCTCCCCCCAGTGGTCACCACAGAACTGGAGAATCTCCCTAAGGACTGTAAGGGTCTATTGCTTTGGATTATCGATGGTCGAGTTCTTTCTCGTCAAGAATTGGAATACCTCACGGCGTTGCCGAAAATTGAACCCCGCGTCAAGGTCGTCGTCGAAGTTGGCGGTGAGCGGTTTGTCCGCTGGATGCACCTGGAAGAAGCCTTAGTTCCGGCTTAG
- a CDS encoding heme A synthase, producing MAHSVLTPTSSDPLSPPEAIASVRRLVWKIAIATVILMAIGSATRVANAGLACPDWPLCYGQLVPTAQMNLQVFLEWFHRLDASVIGLLAIALVGQTWWRRSLLPNWLPWAALAALALVLVQGLLGGLTVTEMLRFDIVTAHLGTALLFFVTVLTIGVALLPYQGNGTANRLRWLSLGAAILIYGQSLLGALVASQWALHQCLSYQSLCTVMNSHILGVVPPTLAVLALGIWAWRTPALSHPLRRLANASLALVATQIALGVATFYFRLQVEPLSVAHQTVGALLLGTLVAFTVLANRDRRLA from the coding sequence ATGGCTCACTCTGTTTTAACTCCAACTTCTTCAGATCCTCTCTCGCCCCCAGAGGCGATCGCCTCGGTGCGCCGTCTCGTCTGGAAAATTGCTATAGCAACGGTGATTCTCATGGCGATCGGCAGTGCCACCCGTGTTGCCAATGCTGGCTTAGCTTGCCCTGACTGGCCCCTCTGTTATGGTCAGCTCGTGCCCACGGCCCAGATGAATCTACAGGTCTTTCTGGAATGGTTCCACCGTCTGGATGCCTCGGTGATTGGTTTATTGGCGATCGCCCTGGTGGGACAAACCTGGTGGCGACGTTCCCTACTCCCCAATTGGCTGCCCTGGGCTGCCCTAGCGGCGTTAGCCTTAGTCCTGGTGCAAGGCTTGTTGGGGGGACTGACGGTAACGGAGATGTTGCGCTTCGATATTGTCACCGCCCACCTGGGAACAGCACTTCTATTTTTCGTGACGGTTCTCACCATTGGCGTTGCCCTACTTCCCTATCAGGGCAATGGAACTGCCAACCGCCTACGTTGGCTGAGTTTAGGGGCAGCTATCTTGATCTATGGTCAAAGTCTATTGGGGGCCCTGGTTGCGTCTCAATGGGCTTTACATCAATGCCTAAGTTATCAAAGCCTCTGTACGGTGATGAATAGCCATATCCTAGGGGTGGTTCCTCCCACCTTGGCGGTGTTGGCGTTAGGAATCTGGGCTTGGCGGACTCCCGCCTTAAGCCATCCTCTGCGCCGCCTAGCGAACGCATCTCTGGCCCTGGTGGCGACCCAAATTGCTTTAGGGGTGGCGACGTTCTATTTCCGTCTGCAAGTTGAACCCCTATCCGTCGCTCACCAAACTGTTGGGGCGCTGCTACTCGGTACGTTAGTTGCCTTTACGGTCTTGGCGAATCGCGATCGCCGTCTGGCTTAA